The genomic region TAAGGCGTATGATGGCTTGGGGATAAACGATGCCGCCATTTCGTCCCTCAAGGGACTTACTACTTACGGGACCATCTTTCCGGAGATATATTACCGGCTCGGTATGCTCTATGGCCGCACCGGTCAGGAGGCGCACGGATACGAGTATCTCGGCAGATACTATTTAGCCACGGGTAATCTCTCCCTCGCGCGGACCAACCTCGAAAAGGCCGTGTCCCGATATGGGATCAACTCTCCCGAGGCGGGCGAACTCATGAAATTGCTCGCCGAGATCAAGAGGAAATAGCCAACCTTTCCATTAAGCGCCACACCGATGAGCCGGGAACGAGACTCAGACCGGGGTTTTCTCTCCGGTTACGTTAAAGAATAGCCCGCTGTCCGGCGCCGTGTTTCGTGTGGTGATGCATAAGGGGGTTGTGAAAGCGAGAAGGGCCTCGGAGATCGAAAGAACGCCTTGAGCCGAATCCTTTCTCCCGGTAAAGGGGAACTCATCGGGCGTTCGTTGGCACTTGCAGTTTATATTTATCCTGCTCACCTGGTGGGACAGGTGGTTGACGAGTGTAGCGAGCGCCTCCGCGTCTCTCCCGAAGACGCTTGCCTGTTGTCCGTAACCGGAGGCGCTCACATACCGCAGCGGTTCTTCGATATCGTCGTAGGGCACAACAGGAATGAGGGGACCGAACTGTTCCTCGTGATAAATCCTCATGTTCTTACTTACCGGATAGAGGATCGCGGGCTCATAGAGGCGAAGATTCCTGTCGGGATGGGAGCCGCGGAGGATTTTTGCTCCCAACCGGGTGGCGTCTTGTACAAGTTGCGTTAAGTATGCTGCCCTGTCCGGTTCGATAAGAGGCGTTATGAATGTGTTCTTTTCCCAGGGCATACCGGATTTGAGCTTTTCCATTTCGTGGCTCATGCCTTTGAGGAAATCCTCGACAATACTTCTGTGCACGAAGAATATCTTTAGCGCAGCGCAGCGCTGGCCGTTAAAGCCGAGCGCCCCCATAACAGATTCCCTGACCGTTACATTGAGATCAGCGTCGTGAAGTATGATGGCAGGGTTCTTGGCCTCGAGACCCAGGATGCTCGTCAATCGCTGTGGCCTCGGATGGAAGCCTTTCAATTGATCGGCTATGTGTTTGGTGCCGATAAAGGCGAGCACATCGACCCGGCCTGATCTGATAAGTGGCGGTATTATCCTCCGGGCCTCCCCGAAGATCAGGTTCACAACTCCGGGCGGAAAGGCATCGCAGAGCGCCTCGAGAAGCGTGGCGAAAATGAGAGACCCGTATCTCGGGGGTTTGAAAATGACCGTGTTTCCGGTGAGGAGCGCTGGAGCGACAAAGGTGAACGTTTCATAAAGGGGATAATTAAAGGGCCCCATACAGAGCGCGACCCCGAGCGGCGCCCGTCTAGTTCTTCCCACGATGCCCTGTTCACAAACTGTTCGGTTCGCCTTACGCTCTTGCCTTCTCAGTGCGGTTATCGTACCCCGGATGTAGGCAACGGTCCGATCGAATTCTTTGATTGCATCATCATAGGTTTTGCCAATCTCCCACATGATGAGCCTTGCGATCTGACTTTTCTTCTGTTTCATGGCGGAAACGAAGGCCTCGACGTGTTCGATCCGTCGCGTAGCGGAAAGAGAGGGCCAGACGCCCTTGCCCTCGTCGAAGGCGTGGCAGGCCGCGTCCAGGGCCTCTAACGCGGTAGTCTCGTTGACAAGAGGATGACTTCCGAGCTTTAGCGGACCGGGGCCTATCGGGCCTTCAACCCATATGGGCGAGAATACTTCCTCTGTCGGCCCGTCCCAGCTCTTGAGTGAGCCGCCGACGAGATATCGTACGTTCACTATGGGATGGGGCAAAACGAACCGTTTGGGAATATCCTTGACGGTTGGAAACAAATATCCGGATTCTTCAGAGCGAGTAGCCAAAGTCTTCCCCTTCAATTATGTGGTGGTACCACAAGTGTTACGAACGGTACGGAAGAGTATCATTATAGAAAAAAACCACCGAAATGTCGATGATAAGATGACACGAAAGAAACACCGATACCGATCGCCCAACCCTTAAGATAAAAATTCAGCCCCTGTTTGGTGACAGGGGCTGATGATTTCATTGGTTTTTTGCGCTAAGGCTTAGCGGAGTTTGAACCTCTGGATCTTACCCGTCGAACTCTTGGGAAGCTCCTTAACAAATTCAACCCAGCGCGGATATTTATACTTGGCCATTTTGTCGAGGACCCACTGCTGTATCTCTTTGGCCAGTTCTTTTGTTCCCTTCTGACCTTCTTTGAGGACCACAAATGCCTTGGGTTTGACGAGACCCTTTTCATCGGCATGACCTACCACGGCCACTTCGTACACGGCGGGATGTTCCATGATACAATTCTCCACTTCAACAGGAGAGACCCAGATACCGCCCACCTTCAGCATGTCGTCGCCGCGACCGGCACACCAGTAGTAGCCATCCTGGTCTTCATAATACTTATCTCCGGTATTGATCCACTCACCCTGCATGGTTGCTCGCGTCTTCTCTCTTTTTCTCCAGTATTGTTGCGCGGCGCTTCCACCTTTTACGAGGAGCATGCCTATTTCTCCCTTGGGAACGTCCCTGCCTTCCTCGTCAACAAGTCTTACCTCGTAACCCGGCACCGGTTTACCGGTGGATCCCGCCCTCACGTCTCCCGGCTGGTTGGAAATGAATATGTGGAGCATCTCCGTGGACCCTATGCCGTCTAAGATTTCGATGCCGAAACGTTTCTTCCAGCGGACCAGTATGTCAGGCGGTAGTGCCTCGCCGGCTGAGGTGCAGATGCGTACCGAGGAGAGTTCATGGTTTCCGTTCGGGTCGGGGGTCGTCCCTTTCTCTTTGTCTTCCTTCTCTTTGTACTCAAGCATTTGACCGTAGAGCGTGGGTATACCGAAGAACACCGTGGGGCGATATTGCTTGAGGTATTCGAAAACGCTTTCGGGCTTCGGCGCCTGTGCGTTGAGGATGACAGATGCCCCAACGGAAAAAGGTAGGTATCCGGAATTACCGAGACCGTAAGCAAAAAAGAGCCGTGCAGCCGAGAACAGGATATCATCTTCAGTGAGCTTAAGCACGTGTTGTCCGAAAGATTCTGAAACGGCCACCATATCATAGTGTGAATGGATGGCGCCCTTGGGGGAACCGGTTGAGCCTGAGCTATAAAGCCAGAAAGCCACGTCATCTCTGGTGGTAAACTCCGTCTTGATGGTCTCGGGTGCGTGCCTGTATTTCTGTTTGAACGGGATAAAGGCGCCCTGTTTCTCATCGATAATGATAAGATCGCGCAGATAACGGAGGTCGCCCGTGATCTTCATAACCAGAGGAACGAGCGGCTCCGAAACCACGAGCACCCGCGCCCGGCTGTCGTTCAGGTAATACTCATAATCTTCAGGGGTGAGCATGGTGTTAACGGGGATCGGTACGGCCCCGATTTTAATGGCACCGTAGAACATGGCATAGAACTGAGGCACGTCGAGCATGAGAATCATGACTCGATCGTCAACGCGAACGCCCAGTTCGCGCAGGCCATTTGCGGTCTTATTGACCATTTTTTGAATGTCATTGTAGGTGTAATTGCGATATTCCGTATACACCGCAACCTTATTGCCGCGGCCCTGGCGGATATTGCGGTCAATAAAGTAATCCGTGGCGTTGAAGAAATCCTGTTGCGTTCCGTGAATCATACTTCCTCCTTCTTGGTTCGTTATTCAGTTTATGCAGCTTCTATTGCAGCATTGGTAAGAGATAAAATCCGGTGCGGCATGTGCGAAGCAGATTCATAATTCCTTACACTTATTTTAGCACAAAACACGGTAAATATTCAAGGGTTTTCGGGTCTTTTGCGTTGATTGCGGTAATAAACGGTGATCGATTCCTCCTGCAAGCCCTATCGCTAAAATTCGCCGGGCGCCATGGTTTGGGGTCCTTACCTGCTTCAAATCGGAATTGACCCTCGCTTCATCATGCGGGGAGGCTACTTCTCCCGATGTCCTCATGAGCCACGCGGTTGGGCTTCGCTTACGTTCTACCCCGTTTTCTCCGGGCGAGACAAACCTTTGACATCGGCTGAGAATTTATCTATACTTTTTCCACAGGTGAATCTCTTCTCTTTCAAAACATATTCGCAGAAATTCGTTCCGAATCCGGGCAAGACAGTAAGGGAGAGGCCAGGGAAATCCTGATATGTTAGGGTGCCCCCGTATGCCCGACCTGATTACCTTAAGGCGAGGCCGACGGCGAAATTAACCAAGCGGATTGAGATATGAAACTGAAAGATATTGCAAAAATCCTCGACGCACAGGTGCTCTGCTGTGCCGATTCTCTTGATCGGGAAGTAAAGGCCTGTTTTGCCTGCGACCTCATCAGCGAAATGCTGCTCTACGTTAACCCCCAATCCCTGCTCATTACGTCGCTCACGAACGCGCATGTCATACACACCGCCCAGGTGATGGACGCAAGCGGCGTGATCTTCGTAGGTGGAAAAAAGCCCGAAGAAGCGGTCATCAAAAGCGGAAAGCTGAATAATGTCCCACTTCTTTCAACTCCTCACCTCATCTATGAATGTTGCGGACGGCTCTTCACAAACGGTATCCGGGGCGACAAGAAGATCCCCGTTGATTAAGCTCTGCCATGGTGGACACGCTGCAATACACACCCCAGATCACTCTGGAATTCCCCATAGGGGAACAGAATTTCTTCATGGCAGGGGAGTCCGCTTCCAAAGTCAAAAAGACGTTGCAGCAGATAGGCCTGAAACAGGATATCATAAAGAAAATAGCTATCATCATTTATGAGGCCGCTATGAATGTGGCGATCCACGCACACCACGGACTGCTCACGGTTCAAATCGACGCGGAAGGCGTGTCCATTCAAACAAGCGATCAGGGAGCAGGGATCCCCGACATCGACCTTGCCATGCAGGAAGGGTATTCGACCGCCCCTTACGAGGTGAGGGAAATGGGTTTTGGGGCCGGCATGGGACTGCCCAATATCAAACAGTGCTCTGACGAACTCACCATCGATTCACGGGTCGGCCAGGGGACCACACTCAAGGCAAAAGTCTATTTCAGCCCCAAAGATCCCGAGAGTTCAGGGTAGGCAGGTATGTCGAAACGTTTTCATTCCGTGACACTCGATGTTGAAAAATGCAAGGGCTGCACGAACTGCATCAAACGTTGTCCCATGGAGGCCATCCGCGTGCACGACGGCAAGGCGACCATCATGGAAGAGCGCTGTATCGACTGCGGGGAATGCATAAGGTTCTGCCCCAACCATGCAAAGATAGCGCTCACCGACACGCTCGAGAGACTCGCCGAATACAAGTACAATATTGCCCTGCCGGCGCCGTCCTTCTTCGCGCAGTTTAAGGACCTGGGCAATGTGGACGATATCCTGAGCGCCCTCGTTCATGTGGGGTTCGACGAAGTCTATGAAGTGGCCCTTGCCGCAGAGATCGTAGCGTTTATTGTGCATCGCCAGCTCGCCGAGAGAAGGGGCAAGCATCCGGTTTTTTCTTCTGCCTGTCCCGCGGTGC from Syntrophorhabdaceae bacterium harbors:
- a CDS encoding aldehyde dehydrogenase family protein is translated as MATRSEESGYLFPTVKDIPKRFVLPHPIVNVRYLVGGSLKSWDGPTEEVFSPIWVEGPIGPGPLKLGSHPLVNETTALEALDAACHAFDEGKGVWPSLSATRRIEHVEAFVSAMKQKKSQIARLIMWEIGKTYDDAIKEFDRTVAYIRGTITALRRQERKANRTVCEQGIVGRTRRAPLGVALCMGPFNYPLYETFTFVAPALLTGNTVIFKPPRYGSLIFATLLEALCDAFPPGVVNLIFGEARRIIPPLIRSGRVDVLAFIGTKHIADQLKGFHPRPQRLTSILGLEAKNPAIILHDADLNVTVRESVMGALGFNGQRCAALKIFFVHRSIVEDFLKGMSHEMEKLKSGMPWEKNTFITPLIEPDRAAYLTQLVQDATRLGAKILRGSHPDRNLRLYEPAILYPVSKNMRIYHEEQFGPLIPVVPYDDIEEPLRYVSASGYGQQASVFGRDAEALATLVNHLSHQVSRININCKCQRTPDEFPFTGRKDSAQGVLSISEALLAFTTPLCITTRNTAPDSGLFFNVTGEKTPV
- a CDS encoding ATP-binding protein, with translation MVDTLQYTPQITLEFPIGEQNFFMAGESASKVKKTLQQIGLKQDIIKKIAIIIYEAAMNVAIHAHHGLLTVQIDAEGVSIQTSDQGAGIPDIDLAMQEGYSTAPYEVREMGFGAGMGLPNIKQCSDELTIDSRVGQGTTLKAKVYFSPKDPESSG
- a CDS encoding benzoate-CoA ligase family protein — encoded protein: MIHGTQQDFFNATDYFIDRNIRQGRGNKVAVYTEYRNYTYNDIQKMVNKTANGLRELGVRVDDRVMILMLDVPQFYAMFYGAIKIGAVPIPVNTMLTPEDYEYYLNDSRARVLVVSEPLVPLVMKITGDLRYLRDLIIIDEKQGAFIPFKQKYRHAPETIKTEFTTRDDVAFWLYSSGSTGSPKGAIHSHYDMVAVSESFGQHVLKLTEDDILFSAARLFFAYGLGNSGYLPFSVGASVILNAQAPKPESVFEYLKQYRPTVFFGIPTLYGQMLEYKEKEDKEKGTTPDPNGNHELSSVRICTSAGEALPPDILVRWKKRFGIEILDGIGSTEMLHIFISNQPGDVRAGSTGKPVPGYEVRLVDEEGRDVPKGEIGMLLVKGGSAAQQYWRKREKTRATMQGEWINTGDKYYEDQDGYYWCAGRGDDMLKVGGIWVSPVEVENCIMEHPAVYEVAVVGHADEKGLVKPKAFVVLKEGQKGTKELAKEIQQWVLDKMAKYKYPRWVEFVKELPKSSTGKIQRFKLR
- a CDS encoding DRTGG domain-containing protein: MKLKDIAKILDAQVLCCADSLDREVKACFACDLISEMLLYVNPQSLLITSLTNAHVIHTAQVMDASGVIFVGGKKPEEAVIKSGKLNNVPLLSTPHLIYECCGRLFTNGIRGDKKIPVD